One Weissella ceti DNA window includes the following coding sequences:
- the truB gene encoding tRNA pseudouridine(55) synthase TruB — MDGILPVYKETGMTSHDVVFKLRKILRTKKIGHAGTLDPSVDGVLPIAIGKATKTIEFLQMGGKTYTGSVTFGFATTTEDLDGDVISYEPLKTPFTDEQIADAMAGLEGDIIQIPPMFSAVKVNGRRLYDYARAGETVERPKRNATIFHFIRTSDVVFDAEKGLQTFNFEAKVSKGTYIRTLAVDLGEALGVPAVMSQLTRQSAGGFELAESHSLAEIADKMAEEESLGDWLAPLSQAVAEYPQVELDDETWAKAQNGVGFGSEVDDTKADRLVVTYKGDVKSVYTWSDSKQMYRPYRTFKIN; from the coding sequence ATGGACGGAATTTTACCCGTATACAAAGAAACAGGCATGACATCACATGATGTTGTGTTTAAGCTACGTAAGATTTTACGTACCAAGAAGATCGGCCACGCCGGAACACTTGATCCAAGCGTTGATGGTGTATTGCCTATTGCAATTGGTAAGGCCACAAAGACAATTGAATTCCTACAAATGGGTGGGAAAACATACACTGGTTCAGTGACATTCGGTTTTGCTACAACGACAGAAGACCTTGATGGGGATGTGATTAGTTATGAACCCCTAAAGACACCTTTTACGGATGAACAAATTGCAGATGCAATGGCTGGTTTGGAAGGTGATATTATTCAAATTCCACCAATGTTCTCAGCTGTTAAGGTGAATGGTCGTCGTCTATATGACTACGCCCGCGCTGGTGAAACAGTGGAACGTCCTAAGCGCAATGCAACTATTTTCCACTTTATTCGTACTAGTGATGTTGTCTTTGATGCTGAAAAGGGCCTACAAACATTCAACTTTGAAGCAAAGGTCTCAAAAGGAACGTACATTCGTACATTGGCTGTAGATCTAGGTGAAGCACTTGGTGTACCAGCAGTCATGAGTCAATTAACACGTCAATCAGCAGGTGGTTTTGAACTGGCTGAAAGTCATTCATTGGCTGAAATTGCCGACAAAATGGCGGAAGAAGAAAGTCTTGGTGACTGGTTAGCACCATTAAGTCAAGCGGTAGCGGAATACCCACAAGTCGAATTGGATGATGAGACTTGGGCTAAGGCACAAAATGGTGTTGGTTTTGGATCAGAAGTTGACGATACAAAGGCCGACCGTTTAGTTGTGACGTACAAGGGTGACGTTAAATCAGTCTATACATGGTCAGACAGTAAGCAAATGTACCGACCATACCGTACGTTCAAAATTAATTAA
- a CDS encoding pentapeptide repeat-containing protein → MEIRDARLGIDDIEYGNTYIDCHFTYSNQAVRLEQVTLQHCSFDQSDFSQSEWQDCVIEQCDFSQADFSEAIVYRSTFNQTKLMGANFTKSRFKQTTIKSTMADYAIFAESDWQAVTFKDVNLRDTSFQATKIRQGLEFIDCQLDDADFYETPLKGVDFSRSHFTSIRFTMAQAQGAIMSAEQAIQIALNQGITVV, encoded by the coding sequence ATGGAAATACGTGATGCTCGATTGGGAATTGATGATATCGAATACGGCAACACATACATTGACTGTCACTTTACGTATTCAAATCAAGCAGTTCGTTTAGAACAAGTGACCTTACAACATTGTAGTTTTGACCAAAGTGATTTTAGTCAAAGTGAGTGGCAAGATTGTGTCATTGAACAATGTGATTTTTCACAGGCTGATTTTAGTGAAGCAATCGTTTATCGATCAACTTTCAATCAAACAAAGTTGATGGGGGCTAATTTTACAAAGAGTCGTTTTAAACAAACAACAATTAAATCTACGATGGCGGACTATGCAATTTTTGCGGAGAGTGATTGGCAAGCCGTAACATTTAAAGATGTTAATTTGCGGGACACATCATTTCAAGCAACTAAGATTCGCCAGGGGCTAGAATTCATTGATTGTCAGTTAGATGATGCGGATTTTTATGAGACACCACTTAAAGGTGTGGACTTTAGCCGCAGTCATTTCACCTCAATTCGTTTTACAATGGCGCAAGCACAAGGTGCAATTATGAGCGCGGAACAAGCGATACAAATCGCTTTAAATCAAGGGATAACAGTAGTGTAG
- a CDS encoding GNAT family N-acetyltransferase, protein MRLRPLEKRDLPHIYKQENARRVMALWFEEPYTSFDELELLYDKHVLDQSERRFVIDIDGEFAGVVELMYIDYLHRNTEIQIIVDTPYQGQGLAQEALAAGIEYAFQVINMHKVYLYVDVKNEAAIHIYKKAGFALEGTLKEHFFAEGRYHDSHMMGMLYADYMATKN, encoded by the coding sequence ATGCGTTTACGACCATTAGAAAAAAGAGATTTGCCACACATTTACAAACAAGAAAATGCCCGCCGAGTAATGGCTTTGTGGTTTGAAGAACCCTACACATCATTTGATGAATTAGAATTGTTGTATGACAAGCACGTGCTTGACCAATCAGAACGTCGTTTCGTAATTGATATTGATGGTGAATTTGCTGGGGTGGTTGAATTGATGTATATCGATTATCTGCACCGTAATACAGAAATTCAAATTATTGTTGATACGCCTTACCAAGGACAAGGTTTGGCACAAGAAGCGTTAGCAGCTGGTATTGAATATGCGTTCCAAGTGATTAACATGCACAAGGTTTATCTGTATGTGGATGTTAAGAATGAAGCAGCGATTCATATTTACAAGAAGGCTGGTTTTGCCTTAGAAGGTACACTAAAAGAACATTTCTTCGCAGAAGGACGTTACCACGATAGCCACATGATGGGTATGTTGTACGCGGACTACATGGCGACTAAAAACTAG
- the ribF gene encoding riboflavin biosynthesis protein RibF, translating into MEIVKLHHPIDHGMISDEPVVLAMGFFDGMHAGHRQVLAVAKAKAEELGLKLAVLTYDHHASVVFKTYPTPLQYLTTLPRKLELLAEVGVDKTYVMNFTASYSSQAPQTFVDNYIVGLNAKVAVAGFDHTYGLVDADMAHLPEYSHGRFDVIEIPKVLSDGRESASRDARALLDEGELPTLNTLLTRPYQTSGTVVHGEARGRELGFPTANIETPSLERLPKVGVYVVRLRIGDNWYPAMASIGYNVTFGENRPKTVEINILDFNQNVYGEAVNVEWLLYLRGEVKFTSAESLIEQLHQDERDTRAYFAD; encoded by the coding sequence ATGGAGATTGTTAAGCTACATCATCCAATTGATCATGGAATGATTTCAGACGAACCAGTCGTCTTAGCAATGGGTTTTTTTGACGGTATGCACGCTGGTCATCGTCAAGTTTTGGCAGTAGCCAAAGCAAAAGCAGAAGAATTAGGACTTAAGCTAGCAGTGTTAACATATGATCATCATGCGTCAGTTGTGTTTAAGACTTATCCAACACCATTACAATACCTAACGACGCTGCCACGTAAGTTAGAGTTACTTGCCGAAGTTGGGGTTGATAAGACATATGTGATGAACTTTACAGCAAGTTATTCATCACAAGCACCACAAACATTTGTCGACAATTACATTGTGGGCTTGAATGCCAAAGTTGCAGTTGCAGGTTTTGATCACACGTATGGGTTGGTTGATGCAGATATGGCGCATTTACCAGAATACAGCCACGGTCGTTTTGACGTGATTGAAATTCCAAAGGTATTGAGTGATGGACGTGAAAGTGCCTCACGTGATGCACGAGCATTGTTAGATGAAGGTGAGCTACCAACATTGAATACTTTGTTGACACGTCCATACCAAACGTCAGGGACTGTAGTACATGGTGAAGCGCGTGGTCGTGAATTAGGTTTCCCAACCGCTAACATTGAGACACCTAGTCTGGAACGTTTGCCAAAGGTTGGTGTATACGTAGTCCGGTTGCGCATTGGTGATAATTGGTATCCAGCAATGGCGTCAATTGGCTACAACGTTACTTTTGGTGAAAATCGTCCTAAGACGGTCGAAATCAACATTCTAGACTTTAACCAAAATGTCTATGGTGAAGCGGTCAACGTAGAATGGTTATTGTATCTACGCGGCGAGGTAAAGTTCACGTCCGCCGAATCCTTGATTGAACAATTGCATCAAGATGAACGTGATACACGTGCATACTTTGCTGACTAA
- a CDS encoding copper homeostasis protein CutC has translation MIREIAVADIETIEAAIKAGVERVELSADLSVGGITPSIDTVCAALTLTNAAGIDLVVMVRPRGGNFVYTHAEVNEMMLTLKAFRAIGVHYVTFGLLDALGHLDRCNMVKLLEAAQPMQVVFHMAFDDIPDTYQEQALTWLARNKVIRVLTHGGQLTESIDDCMDHLSDIIKWTPQGMAILPGGGITYLNAPAIANQLHVNEVHGSRIVKM, from the coding sequence ATGATTCGAGAAATCGCAGTGGCAGATATTGAAACAATTGAAGCAGCTATCAAAGCTGGTGTTGAACGAGTTGAATTGAGTGCTGATTTATCGGTTGGTGGGATTACACCGTCAATTGATACGGTTTGTGCTGCGCTAACGTTAACAAATGCAGCCGGGATTGATCTAGTTGTTATGGTGCGGCCGCGTGGTGGTAACTTTGTTTATACGCATGCTGAGGTGAATGAGATGATGCTGACGTTGAAGGCTTTTAGAGCAATTGGCGTCCATTATGTAACGTTTGGCCTGTTGGATGCACTCGGGCATTTGGATCGCTGTAATATGGTAAAACTCCTTGAAGCAGCACAACCCATGCAGGTTGTCTTCCATATGGCATTTGATGACATCCCCGATACTTATCAAGAACAAGCCTTAACATGGTTAGCCCGTAATAAAGTTATTCGGGTCTTAACGCATGGTGGCCAGTTAACAGAATCTATTGATGATTGCATGGATCATTTATCTGACATTATTAAATGGACGCCGCAGGGGATGGCAATCTTACCTGGTGGTGGCATTACCTATCTGAATGCACCAGCAATTGCCAACCAGTTACACGTTAATGAAGTTCATGGTAGTCGAATTGTGAAAATGTAG
- a CDS encoding NFACT RNA binding domain-containing protein, translating to MSFDGLFTHAMINELNEKLAGGRIMKIHQPYPNEIFLVIRSNRKNYPLLLSAHPSLARMQISEIKYKNPQTAPNFAMMLRKHLEGAQLLRIEQVENDRIARLVISGRNEMGDAEKTVLILEMMGRHSNLFLVDGESDRIIDLIKHVPADQNRVRTLMPGGQYILPPKQDVVNPYTDLTGLANLILDIPDTAELAKAIQKRFQGFARDSALELATVVQQPGDAMAHAKEWLAHFEKPEPMIVTDEQKMTFVPFKWLTVPGQTRSYETLSELLDAYYSGKSERDRVNQQASNVLRVVRNELKKNLTKMEKQQKELDAAAGADEFKVKGELLTTYMHQIERGMTSIELPNYYDNNEPLTIPLSNQLGPSQNAQRYFTKYNKLKASVKFLNEQRAIAQTEVDYFENLLAQIEIASPKDIEEIRQELVQGGYLREQTKKKQKPQASQPEKFYATDGTLIEVGKNNLQNERLSMKTSAKSDIWMHTKDIPGSHVIIHDDNPSDETLTEGAMLAAYFSKARESAHVPVDYLPVRRLRKPNGAKPGFVIFEGQTTISVTPTIAAIEQLRANKPAAE from the coding sequence ATGTCATTTGATGGTTTATTTACACATGCCATGATTAATGAACTAAACGAAAAATTGGCTGGTGGACGCATTATGAAAATCCACCAACCATATCCAAATGAAATTTTTTTGGTGATTCGTAGTAATCGTAAGAACTACCCACTCTTATTGAGTGCGCATCCGTCACTAGCGCGTATGCAAATTTCAGAAATTAAGTATAAGAACCCACAAACAGCACCAAACTTCGCGATGATGCTACGAAAGCATCTTGAAGGGGCACAATTACTACGTATCGAACAAGTTGAAAACGATCGTATTGCGCGCTTGGTTATTTCTGGACGTAATGAAATGGGTGATGCTGAAAAGACAGTCTTGATTTTGGAAATGATGGGACGTCACTCAAATCTATTCCTTGTAGATGGTGAATCAGATCGTATTATCGATTTGATCAAGCACGTTCCAGCAGATCAAAATCGTGTGCGTACATTGATGCCAGGTGGGCAATACATTTTGCCACCTAAGCAAGATGTGGTGAATCCATACACGGATTTAACTGGATTGGCGAACCTTATTCTAGATATTCCTGATACAGCTGAATTAGCTAAGGCTATTCAAAAGCGTTTCCAAGGGTTTGCACGTGATTCAGCGCTTGAATTGGCAACTGTTGTGCAACAACCTGGCGATGCAATGGCGCATGCTAAGGAATGGTTAGCTCATTTTGAAAAGCCAGAACCAATGATTGTGACGGACGAACAAAAAATGACGTTCGTACCATTCAAGTGGTTAACAGTACCAGGACAAACACGTAGTTATGAAACACTAAGTGAATTACTAGATGCTTATTATTCTGGTAAGTCAGAACGTGATCGTGTTAACCAACAAGCGTCAAATGTGTTACGTGTGGTTCGAAACGAATTGAAGAAGAACCTAACGAAGATGGAAAAGCAACAAAAAGAATTGGATGCAGCTGCAGGGGCAGATGAATTCAAGGTTAAGGGTGAATTGTTGACGACGTACATGCATCAAATCGAACGTGGGATGACCAGTATTGAATTGCCAAACTACTACGATAACAATGAACCTTTGACAATTCCGTTGTCTAACCAATTGGGACCATCTCAAAATGCGCAACGTTACTTTACGAAGTACAATAAGTTGAAGGCATCTGTTAAGTTCTTGAATGAACAACGTGCAATTGCACAGACAGAAGTGGATTACTTTGAAAACCTATTGGCACAAATTGAAATTGCGAGCCCTAAGGATATCGAAGAAATTCGTCAAGAATTGGTCCAAGGTGGTTATTTGCGTGAACAAACCAAGAAGAAGCAAAAGCCACAAGCAAGTCAACCAGAAAAGTTCTATGCCACTGATGGTACGTTGATTGAAGTAGGAAAGAATAACCTACAAAATGAACGTCTATCAATGAAGACATCAGCTAAGTCTGATATCTGGATGCACACTAAGGACATCCCCGGTTCACACGTTATCATTCATGATGATAACCCTAGTGATGAAACACTAACTGAAGGGGCTATGTTGGCCGCGTACTTCTCAAAGGCCCGTGAATCAGCGCATGTACCAGTTGATTACTTGCCAGTTCGTCGTTTGCGTAAGCCAAACGGGGCGAAGCCTGGTTTTGTGATCTTCGAAGGACAAACAACAATTTCAGTTACGCCAACGATTGCCGCAATTGAACAATTGCGTGCGAATAAGCCGGCTGCTGAATAA